The following DNA comes from Candidatus Stoquefichus sp. SB1.
AATATAACTGCTGGAGCAGTTAGGTATCCAGATAATGGTTCAACAAAAGAAGAATTATTAAGTAATTTGGAACATTCATTAGAACATGCGAAAACCAAACATCGTGGAGAAATTATCTTCTTTTCTCAAGATATTGCGAGATTACATCTACGTACTTTAAATATTAAAGAAGCTTTAACAAAGAGTATCCAAAGAAATTTTGAAAACTTTGAATTATATTATCAGCCAATTGTCAATCAATATGATAAAACAATTGTTGGTTGTGAAGCCTTATTAAGATGGCATACAGCAACCAAACAAGTTTCACCTATCGAATTTATCAAATTATTAGAGGAAAGTGGAGAAATCCGTTTAGTTGGTAATTGGGTTATGGAACAAGTGATGAAACAGGCACAGATTTTCCAAAAACAATATCCAACATTAAAAATCAATTTTAATGTCTCTTATATGCAGTTTGAAGATCGACAATTTATTAAGAATATAATTGAAAAAGCGAATGAATATCAAGTGGATAAATCACTGATAGTTATTGAATTAACAGAAAGCTGTCATGTTGAAAATATCCCAAGATTATCAAAAATATTTGAATATTTAAGAGAAGAAGGTTTCAAGATTGCATTAGATGATTTTGGAACAGCATATGCATCACTCAATCTTCTCAAAAATTTACCTGCTGATTATATTAAAATAGATCAATCTTTAGTCAAAGAAATATCTTTAACACATAATCAAAAGGATATGATTATTATTGATAGTTTGACTGAATTGAGTCATCGTTTAGACTTTGAATGTATTATTGAAGGGGTTGAAAATCAAGAGGTAGAACAAGCACTTTTACATGTGAATGCACCTTATTTTCAAGGCTATTGTTATGCAAAACCTCTTCCATGTGAAGAATTTGAAAAATTATTAAAAAAATAAGGAGAATATGATGGCACTTATAAAAGTAGATTTTTTTTCACAATCACTGATGCGTACAGTGACAATACAGGCAATTTTACCAGTTGATAAAATTTTAGAGGTAGGAGAGGAATTACCATCACCGAAACCTTTTAAAACACTTTATTTGTTACATGGCATATTTGGTAATGATATGGATTGGGTGAGTGGAACCCGTATTCAAAGATGGGCTCAAGATTATAATGTAGCCGTCATTATGCCTGCTGGTGAGAATAAATTTTATGTTGATAATGAAAGATCACATGAATATTATTCGCGTTTTATTGGCGAGGAATTAGTAGATATGACAAGACGATTATTTCCTTTATCTCATCAGCGTGAAGACACATTTATTGCAGGCTTATCAATGGGTGGTTATGGAGCAATTGTGAATGGACTTAAATATCATCAAACATTTGGTTATATTGCCGGGTTGTCGTCAGCTTTAATATTGAATATGATAGTCAAATCAAAAGATGGAGACAATATTCCTTATATGAATAAGCGTAGCTATTTAGAAAGTGTATTTGGACCCATTGATCAATTGATAGGCAGTGATAAAGATTACAAAGCATTGATAGAACAGATTTCACAAAAAGATATTCCACATATTTATATGGCTTGTGGCAGTGAGGACTTTTTATTAAAAGAAAATAGAGATTATGTTAAGTATTTAAAAGCACATCATATAGCAGTGACTTATGAAGAGGGACCAGGTGGTCATGAGTGGGATTTTTGGGATAAATATATCTTAAAAGTTCTTGAGTGGTTACCACTAACAGATAAAAAAGAAGGATTAAGTAGTGGTCATGTGCAATAATGTCTATAGGAAACATATGTATCATTTGTTTCCTATTCTTTTTTTGGTCTTCTTTAAACAATTTGCTTTCTCATCATTGGAATGATAAAATAAAAATGTGACACATTTGTGATATTCTTGAGAGGAATGGAAAATATGAAATTAAGGCGATTGATAAAGGGATTTTTAACTATAAATTTATTTTTGATGTGTATTGGGTGTCAGGATAAATCTAAAAATATAATTGTAAATAATGAGGATCAGGAAACCATTAATTTAAGGTTCTATGGTTATAAAAGTGAAGCAATTAATGTTGTTGCAATTGAAGATAGTTTACAGGATTATATGAAAGAGAATCCTCATATAAAGATCACATATGAAAGTGTTAAAGGAATTGAATATTATAATGTCTTAGAGAAAAGATTAAAGAGTGGTCATTATGATGATATCTTTATGATAGATGAAGATCATTTACAAGAATTAAAAAGTAGTGGCTATTTTGCTGATTTATCAGATTTATCGACAATTTCTCATTTTAGTCAAAAATCAATAGATCAAATGAAAGAAAATGATGGTAAAATCTATTATGTTCCTTCAACCATATCTGCCTTTGGACTTTACTGTAATATGGATTTATTAAATAAATATCATCAAAAAGTTCCAACAAATGAAAAGGAATTTATGGATGTCTGTCAGTATTTTGTTAATCAGGGAATTGTTCCTATTATTGCTAATAATGATATATCACTCAAAACAATCGCAATCGCAAAAGCTCTCTATCCTGTTTATCAATCATCAAACAGTGAAGAGCTGATTCATCAAATGAATGCTAATCCGCAAGTTCTAGCAGATTATATGAAAACAGGATATGAATTTGTAGAGAAGATTATAAAAAATAAATATGTTGATTCAGCACAAACATTAAAAACAGAAAAGACAAAAGATGATTTGACACAATTTGAAGAGGGCAAGAACCCATTTATGTTAACAGGTGCATGGGCATCTGTTAGAGTTCAGGATGCAAATCCAGAATTGAATTTTGAAGTTCATCCATATCCTATCTTAGAAAATGATTCAGTTTTGGTAACAAATATAGATACAAGATTATGTGCAAATGCTAAAGGGAAGCACGTGGAGGAAGCCAAAAAATTTATTGAATATTTAACACAAACTGATGTTATGTGGAAATTTGTAAATAGTCAATCATCATTTAGTCCTTTAATAGAATCACGTTTAGCAGATGATCAAACTATTCAGCCATTAAATGTATATCTTAATGATAAGAATTCTATACTTGGAACAGATTCTCGTATCAAATATCCTATTTGGACATTAACACGTGATGGAATACAAAAATTATTGAAAGGCGAAAGTATTGAGTCAGCATTAAATAATATTAAAGATTCAAAATAATAGAAGGAGATTAACATGAAGAAGAAAGAGATACCAATTATTATCATATGCAGTCTTTTAGCAATTGGAATAGTCAGTGCAACAATGTTAACGTATATTAATTATGTACGTGATTCTTTATGGGATCAATCTGTTAATGATATATTAGACTCAACAACCCAAGTACAGGAAGCCTTTCAGTCATATATGGATAAAGATGTAGAGAATTTAAGTATTATTTTAAGAGGTGTTTCATCAGAAAAAGAAGATATCATATCTTCAATTATACAACGTTCTGAAATAGAAGGACATAATCTCGTTTACATTAATCTTACTGATTATACTTATTTTAATCGTAGTGGTAAAGAAAAATTATTACCTGAAGAAATAGAACAAATAAAAACTTTCTCTTCTTCAAAAGGAGTAACAAAGCCATATTATAATACAATAACTGGTATAAAAACTATAGCAACCTATATTAAATCAGAAAATCAATTATTAATTAAAGAAACTCAAATAGATGATTTAGCTGAACAGTTTTCTTTATCGTTTTATAATGATTTAGGATTTTCTTATATTGTTGATGATACTGGTAATGTGCTTGTAAGAACAAATCATAAAAATGCTAATAGAACAATGCAGAATTTGTTTGATATTATTGATTTAGAAGGTAATGATAAAGGAACAATTCAATCATTTGAAGATGCTTTTTCTCATCATCAAAAAGGTTATGCATTGTTTAACTATCATGATGATAAAAATGTCTTTTGTTATGTTCCATTAACAGGAATGAATGATTGGTATATTGTTTCTATTATTCCTAATAATGTCATTATGACACAAGCAAATAATATTATATTATTTACAATTACTTTATCTTTAATTATTATTGGAGCTATTGGATTTGTATTGTTATTGTATCGATATAATAATAAAAAACATAAAAATGAAATGCTTCATTTGGCTTATTATGATCATCTAACAAATTTATATAATTATCAAAAATTTAAAGAAGAAGGTCAAAAGAAATTAAAGGATAAACATTTAAATTGGGCAGTGATTTATAGTGATATTGCAGGTTTTAAAATTATTAATGATTTAAATGGATATGAATTTGGGGATAAAGTTTTAAAAGAGTTAGCGAATATTCTGAAAGATGAAGAGACATCAAATGACTTAACATGTCATATGACAGCTGATAAATTTTTGATGATGCGTGAATATCGTGATAAACAGGAGTTGATAGACTGTTGTCAGAGAATTTATCAGAAACTTTCACTTTTATTAAAGGAGTATGGATTAGAGAAAGAAATTGTTATTAAATTTGGAATTTGTTGTTTGGAAGATGATGATAAAATAGAAAATATTGATGGATTGATAGATCGTAGTCATCTGGCATTAAATGAAATAGATGCTAATCATAAAGACTATTATTGTTTTTATAATTATTCTATGCGTGAAAGAATGATGAAAGAAGCAGATATTGAGTCTAAAATGGAAAAAGCTTTAGAAAATAGAGAATTTATTTTCTATCTACAACCTAAATATGATGTTTATGGAAATGCAATATTAGGAGCGGAAGCATTAGTAAGATGGGTAGATAAGAGTGGTCAGATGATTATGCCAGGAGAGTTTATACCTATTTTTGAAAAAAATGGCTTTTTGTTAAAATTAGATGAATATATTTATGAAAGTGTTTGTCAATATTTAGCTGATCGTATTCAAAAACAACGTCCGGTTGTTTGTATCTCTGTTAATATTTCACGTTTACATTTCTATCAGTCAGATTTCGTAGAACGATATGTTAATATCAAAAAGAAATATAATATTCCAGATCATTTATTAGAATTAGAAATAACAGAGAATATTTTATTGGAAGATATGAAAACAATAGAAAGAACAATTTCTCAACTACAGAGTTATGGCTTTAGTTGTTCAATTGATGATTTTGGTAGTGGTTATTCATCACTTAATTCATTAAAAGATTTACCATTTGATGTGATTAAATTAGACAAAGTTTTCTTGGATAATAGTGTGAATACGAAACGTAGTGAAGAAATTATTAAATCAATTATTGATATGGCAAAACATATTGAAATTATAACTGTTGCTGAAGGTGTAGAAACATATGAGCAACTGGATTTTCTCAAAAAGACAGATTGTGATATGATTCAGGGATATATTTTCTCTAAACCATTACCAATAAGAGAGTTTGAAGAAGTATTAAGAGAAAATAAATCGATTGTGTCTTAAAAGCTATCTTGTGATAGCTTTTTATTTCCTCTTTCTAGGAAAAAAAGTGTCTTTAGAATCATTGTTAAATAAGATATGATGCTTGTAGGAGTTGATGATATGAATAATATCAGAGAAAATACAATATCAATTATAGAATTGACGCAAAGAAGTTATGATGCATACAAGCAAGCACTTTATTTTGTCAAACTAGGGAAACCAAAAGAATCCCAATATTACTTTCAACAGGGCGATGAATTATTGTTGCAGATGAGTCGGATACATGCACAGATGTTATCACAAGATGTTGAAGTGAACTTGCTTATGGTTCATATTGAAGACTTGTTAATTTCTGTTCAATTGTATAAATCAATGATTAAAGAATTATTAGTGTTCTATACAAAATTTCCTACCTTAAAAGGAAATTAACAGTCTTTTTGTTTTTGTAGACGATTATATAATGATATTGTCAAGCATGTCGAAAGGGGAAAAAACAATGCAAAAAATGATGGAAAAAATGGAGTCAGTATTGGCACCACTTGCTACTAAGATTGGTAGCAACAAAATTTTAAAAGCTATTTCAACTGCTTTTAATCTTATTATGCCTGTGATTATTCTAGGCGCTATTTTCACACTTTTAAGTACCTTATCAATTGGTGGTTATCAGGATTTCTTAGCGAGTTCAGGAATTGGTCAAGTTCTCGCATTAGTTGGTCGTTTTACAACGGATATGTTAGCTGTCTATGTTGCATTTACTGCAGCTTATGCTTTTGTTAGAAATGAGGGAATGAATGCAGATGCAGTTCCAGCGGGATTGTTATCTATATTGGCATTCTTTATTATGACACCCTTAGCAAACATTGTTGTTAATGAAACACCAACAACTTTTATTAGTTTTGATTATTTAGGATCAAAAGGTTTATTTACCGCATTAATTGTTGGTGTTTTGGTTGGTTTTATTTATACTTTTGTTGTGAATCGTGGCTGGGTGATTAAAATGCCAGAAGGTGTTCCACCAACAGTGGCTAAATCTTTTAGTGCATTAATTCCAGGGTTTGTTGTAACTGCTATCTTTTTAATTATTAATGGTGCTTTTGCAGCAATGGTTGGACAAACGTTTAGTGAATGGTTCTATGGTATTATTGCTGCACCGTTATCAGCTTTATCTGGAAGTCTTGTTACTTTTATGATTTTAATGTTGCTGGCATCTGTTTTCTGGTTTTTTGGTATTCATGGTGGGCAAGTGACAATACCATTTTTAATGATGATATTTATGCAGGCAGGTGTTGAAAATCAGACGGCTTTCGCATCTGGAGGAGAAATGCAAAATATTATCACAGTTGGGTTATTATTTTTCTTAATGTTAGGTGGAATTGGACATACCATTGGATTATCAATTGATATGTTATTCGCTAAAAGTAATCGTTATAAGACTTTGGGAAAGTTGGCGATTTTACCATCTTGTTGTGGTATTAATGAACCAATTGTCTTTGGATTGCCAATAATTTTAAATCCAATTATGGCTTTACCTTATTTCATAGTTCCGCAGATTAATATTTTAATTACTTATTTTGCAATGAACAGTGGACTTGTTTCATTACCAAGAATTGCTATGGGAGCGGGAGGAACACCTATCTTATTAGATGGATGGCTAATCTGTGGTTTATCAGGAGTTGTTTTAGAGATTATCTTGATTGCACTTTCAGCATTATTATATTATCCTTTCTTTAAAATGCAGGATAATCTTGCAGTGAAAGAAGAACAGGCACTTGACTCATAGTCATTATAGGCTGATATTCAGCCTTTTTAACCTATATCAAAAGTGTTAAAATAGAATTATGGAGGTGCATGCTTATGGATAAAAATCAAAAAGCCATACTTATGGAATTGATGAATCATGAGACAATGTCTGGCAATGATTTGTCTCATTTTATTCAAATGAGCACCAGAACAGTCCGTACAATTATTAAAACAATTAATGAAGATATTGTAGGTGCAAAGATTATATCAGGAACATTTGGCTATAAACTGAGTATTGATGATCCAGAGATCTTTTTACAGTATCTCCAACAAGACAATGTTACACAAGATGCACAATCACGTTTTGATTATTTGTTTCAAAGATTTATTGATAATCAAAATTATATAAAAATAGATGATTTATGTGAAGAATTGTATCTATCAAGAACACAATTAAAACAATCATTAAAAGAACTAAGAAGTTATTTCAATGATTATGATTTGATTATTGAAACCAAACCACATTATGGAATGTATCTAAATGGAACAGAATTAAATAAAAGACGAGCAATTGCTCATTTTCAACAATATCAAAAAGATTTAGCTATTTATCAACAAATTAAAAAAATCATCATGTCATGCATTGCTAATGCTGATTATGTGATTAGTGATGATAATTTAGATAATCTTGTTTCCCATCTCTATATTGCTTATATGCGTGTTTGTCAACATGAATATGCTCTATTAGATCATGCCTGGCTTGAATCTATTCAAAGTGAAAAAGAGTATGAACTTGCAAGTGCCATCATGTCTTTAATGAGCCAAATATTAAATATGGAATATCGTGAAGAAGAAGTTGCCTATTTAACGATGCATCTTTGTGGTAAAAATTGTAAACAACAGACACATCTTTATATTGATCAAACAATTTTAACATTGGTAAATCATATTTTACAGGTATTAGAAAACGAGTCACATATTGCTTTTACATCTGATCTTAATCTCCAATTGGCTTTATCACTTCATATTATTCCACTGATGAAGAGAATTCAATATTCAACATATATGAATAATCCCTTATTACAGGATATAAAAAGAAACTTAATTGTGGCTTATGAATTAGCAATTAAAGTAGGAGAAATAATAAATAGTCAATATCATTGTTTTCTACCAGAAGATGAAATTGCTTATTTTGCATTACATATTAATCTATCATTAGAACAAAAGAAAACCAATATTCATCAAAAGAACATCTTATTAATATGTTCAAGTGGTGTGGGAAGTGCACGTTTATTAGAATATTTTTTTAGAGAAAATTTCAGTCGTTACATTCAGCATTTAAAAGTCTGTTCATTACATGAACTCTCAATTCAGGATATTTCCTCATATGATTGTATTTTCACAACAGTTCCCATTAGCCAAACTTTAGATATTCCAATATTTATGATTAGTCATCTCATGAATACAAAAGATACTATTCATATTACACACAATCTCCAAAATCTTAATCGTCCAGATATTATGCAATATTTTCCACCACAATTGTTTTTTACATATGAAAGTTTTGCAACTAAAGAAGAGGCTATTCATGAAATTATTCAACAATGTCGCCATGACTATGACTTACCAGATTCATTTGAAGAACTTGTTTTAGAAAGAGAACAACTAGCCACAACAGAATTCAATGATTTAGTAGCATTCCCACACTCACATAAACCCGTTTCTTCATCAACATTTGTATCAGTCACTATACTGAAAAAACCATTACTTTGGAAAAATCATAAAATTAGAATCATCTTATTATCTTCAATAGAAAATAATAAGATGAAAGATTTAGATGATTTTTATGAAGTGATTTCAACAATCATGAGTGATCAATCCTTGCAATGGCAATTACTCAATCAGCCAACATATGAGACTCTAAAAAGCATCATAGAAAGGTTGGTGTGATGATGAAAAATATCTTATTGGTCTGTGGTGCGGGTATGTCAACAAGTCTAATGGTGAAAAAGATGCAGGAAGCTGATTTCAATCATCAGTACCATATTCAATGTAGTGATACTGTAAGTGCCCAGCTGACTATTATGAAAAGTGATATCTTCTTATTAGCTCCTCATATTAGTTATATGAAAGACGAGTTTTTGCCATTATGTCAAAAACAGCATATTCCTTTTATGGTGATTGATTCATTGGACTATACCAAAATGGATGGTTATAGTGTTCTTGAAAAAGTAACAAATATTTTTAATCAATATGAAAAGACACATGCCTTTCGAATTATTTTACTGCATTCTAGTGGAGGCACAATGTCTGATTTATTGGTTATGGATATGAATAAGAAGAAAAATGAAGCAGAAAAAGAGTGGATTATTGAATCGAAAGATATTGAAAGATTTGAAGATTATGAAAATGTAGATGTTATTTTATTGGCTCCACAGATATGTTATGAGAAAAATATGATTCAAAAAAAATTAAGTCGTACTGATACGATTTTAGATATTCCATCAAGGAATTTATATGGAACTTTTGATGGAAGAAAGATATTAAATTATATACATCAAATATTAAAAGAAAGAGGGTTTGAAAAGATATGAAATTAATTATGCGTGCTGATGATCTTGGATTTAGTGAAGCAGTGAATTATGGAATTTTAAAATCAATTGTTGATGGGGTAATTACCAGTACTGGAATGATGCCAAATATGGAAAGTGCTAAACATGGATATGAACTGGTTAAAAATTTAGATATTGCATTAGGGCAACATACAAATATTTGTGTTGGGAAACCACTTAGTGATCCCGCTCTTATTCCTTCATTAGTTCAAAAAAATGGTGAATTTTGTTCCAGTAAAGAAATACGAGCAAGAAAGGAAGATAGTATTGTTGTTGAGGAAGCGGAAATAGAAATAGAAGCACAACTGCAAAGATTTATTGAGATAACTGGTAGAAAGCCAGATTATTTTGAAGGACATGCAGTGTTTTCTGAGAACTTTTTTAAAGCTTTAAAGAATGTTGCTGATAAACATGGTTTATTTTTCTGTAATCCTTCTATTGATAAAGAATGGGAAAAAGAAAATCATCTTTATGGTTTACCATTTTTCAAGTTGGATAGTGATGGTTTATATGATCCAAAGGAATATATGCAAGACAATTTTCAATTGATTAAGGAGAATGAATGTAGTGTCGCTATTTTTCATCCAGGGTATTTAGATCAATATATTTTGACACATTCCTCTTTTACAAAAATTAGAGCAATGGAATGTGATTTCTTATGTAGTGAATGGTTAAAACAGTGGATTTGTGATCATCAAATTGAACTTGTTAACTTTAAAAATTATCAAAAATAGTAGATATGAGAGCAACTTTTGATTGAAGTTGCTCTTTAATTTTTTTTAACATCAATGGTTTTTCTTTCCAGTTATCAGAATATTGAATATAATAAAGATAGGAGTTATGAAATGAGGAATTGTTATGTATGCATTAGAAAGTATCGATCAAGAATTAAAAGAAATTATTAATCGCTTTGAATTATTTGATAATTATCGTTTAGTTGATTATAAATCATATGAAGTTTATGATTATCAAAAAGGAGAATTTGTTAAAAATAATCAATATTGCTATGAAATATGGAATCGTGGTGGTCCATGTGAAAACTGTACTTCACGTCAGGCTGGGATCAATCAATGCGAAATGTTTAAATTAGAGTTTTTAGATGGGAAATTATATTTAATTATTTCTTATCCTATTCAGATATCATCAAGGAATTTTATATTAGAACTGATAAAGGATGTCACACAAAGTTTAACAATAAGAAGTATAGATGAAGGTGGTAAAAAAATTGCTGAACTGATTAATAGTTTAAATGATTATGTCATTCATGATACATTTACAGGTCTTTATAATAAAAAATATGCAATCCAGGAAATAGATAAAAAACTAAGTTTGCAAAAGAAGCTGACACTGGCAATGATAGATTTAGATCAGTTTAAAAATATTAATGATACATATGGACATGTTAAAGGTGATGAAGTCATCTTATATTTAGCTGATATATTAAAAAAATATTTAGTCAATACACATGTTTTGGCAAGTCGTATTGGTGGCGATGAATTTATGATTGTTTTAGATGATGTAAGTGAACATGATGTACTGATTATTTGTCATGAAATAAAAGAAGCTGTTTTAAAACATCCATTTTATAAAAGTAATCAGAAATTTTATGTTGATATTAGTATTGGAATTGCCTATAGTCAAGATGGTGATACAGCCATGACACTTATAGATAAAGCAGATGTGGCAATGTATAAAATAAAAAGACAAAAAGCGAGTCAAAAATAAGAATGAATATGTTAAAAGATAATAATGGAGATGATTTTTATGAAAAAGATACCTGGTGTTATCAGTGTTCTCATATTTTGCTTGCTCATCACAGCATGTCAGAGTCAAGAAGCCAAGCGTCAGGTTTTTACCGAGCCACAATATGATTGGGGGAAAATAAGTGGTGAAACTTTAACTGTTTGGGGAAGTGCACCTGATTTAGAGAGAACATATATTCAAAAAGCATTTCAACGTTATGAAGAATTAACTCATAATCAATTGGAAGTAGTTCAATATTCTAAAGATGAAATTGTTGAAAAAATGACAACAGCATTAAATCAGGGCGAGGCACCAGATATATTTGTGAGTTATGGTGGAACAAATATTGATGTCTATAATCCAGATGATAATTTTTATGATTTTTCTCAGGCAAAATGGATCAATGATTTAACAGATACATCTATTAATCAAACAGTATATCATGGAAAAATTATTGGACTTCCTCATTGGGAAGCATCTGTTTCAGGAACGCTTTATAATAAAGATATTTTTAAAAAATACAATATTGAAGTTCCTAAAACACAGGAAGAGTTTATGTCAGTTTGTGAGGAACTGTTATCTCATGGCATAACACCTCTGTATATGCCGGCTAAAGAAATATCTATGCTTTTATACCAATTTCCATTAGATAGTATAGTTGA
Coding sequences within:
- a CDS encoding ChbG/HpnK family deacetylase, encoding MKLIMRADDLGFSEAVNYGILKSIVDGVITSTGMMPNMESAKHGYELVKNLDIALGQHTNICVGKPLSDPALIPSLVQKNGEFCSSKEIRARKEDSIVVEEAEIEIEAQLQRFIEITGRKPDYFEGHAVFSENFFKALKNVADKHGLFFCNPSIDKEWEKENHLYGLPFFKLDSDGLYDPKEYMQDNFQLIKENECSVAIFHPGYLDQYILTHSSFTKIRAMECDFLCSEWLKQWICDHQIELVNFKNYQK
- a CDS encoding ABC transporter substrate-binding protein, with translation MKLRRLIKGFLTINLFLMCIGCQDKSKNIIVNNEDQETINLRFYGYKSEAINVVAIEDSLQDYMKENPHIKITYESVKGIEYYNVLEKRLKSGHYDDIFMIDEDHLQELKSSGYFADLSDLSTISHFSQKSIDQMKENDGKIYYVPSTISAFGLYCNMDLLNKYHQKVPTNEKEFMDVCQYFVNQGIVPIIANNDISLKTIAIAKALYPVYQSSNSEELIHQMNANPQVLADYMKTGYEFVEKIIKNKYVDSAQTLKTEKTKDDLTQFEEGKNPFMLTGAWASVRVQDANPELNFEVHPYPILENDSVLVTNIDTRLCANAKGKHVEEAKKFIEYLTQTDVMWKFVNSQSSFSPLIESRLADDQTIQPLNVYLNDKNSILGTDSRIKYPIWTLTRDGIQKLLKGESIESALNNIKDSK
- a CDS encoding PTS sugar transporter subunit IIC, encoding MQKMMEKMESVLAPLATKIGSNKILKAISTAFNLIMPVIILGAIFTLLSTLSIGGYQDFLASSGIGQVLALVGRFTTDMLAVYVAFTAAYAFVRNEGMNADAVPAGLLSILAFFIMTPLANIVVNETPTTFISFDYLGSKGLFTALIVGVLVGFIYTFVVNRGWVIKMPEGVPPTVAKSFSALIPGFVVTAIFLIINGAFAAMVGQTFSEWFYGIIAAPLSALSGSLVTFMILMLLASVFWFFGIHGGQVTIPFLMMIFMQAGVENQTAFASGGEMQNIITVGLLFFLMLGGIGHTIGLSIDMLFAKSNRYKTLGKLAILPSCCGINEPIVFGLPIILNPIMALPYFIVPQINILITYFAMNSGLVSLPRIAMGAGGTPILLDGWLICGLSGVVLEIILIALSALLYYPFFKMQDNLAVKEEQALDS
- a CDS encoding bifunctional diguanylate cyclase/phosphodiesterase produces the protein MNVLNDVLFEAFANASDNVYIYVCDMRDDESRWSKNAIDYFDMPSEYMKNAGMIWLDKIHPQDRDIYLKDIDAVFSGKTNQHNCQYRALNKYGDYIWLECRGSVIQDDDGQPLYFAGMMTRISAQNKYDPLTNLLTVHELYKSDFGKEGIILLLGFDAFRKIINNYGYTFGDMILKEFALQIIKMISSEKVFRFNGDQFIIICEDYTQQQAKEIFYQIKKMVKNIGKHMEPAVTLNITAGAVRYPDNGSTKEELLSNLEHSLEHAKTKHRGEIIFFSQDIARLHLRTLNIKEALTKSIQRNFENFELYYQPIVNQYDKTIVGCEALLRWHTATKQVSPIEFIKLLEESGEIRLVGNWVMEQVMKQAQIFQKQYPTLKINFNVSYMQFEDRQFIKNIIEKANEYQVDKSLIVIELTESCHVENIPRLSKIFEYLREEGFKIALDDFGTAYASLNLLKNLPADYIKIDQSLVKEISLTHNQKDMIIIDSLTELSHRLDFECIIEGVENQEVEQALLHVNAPYFQGYCYAKPLPCEEFEKLLKK
- a CDS encoding alpha/beta hydrolase, with protein sequence MALIKVDFFSQSLMRTVTIQAILPVDKILEVGEELPSPKPFKTLYLLHGIFGNDMDWVSGTRIQRWAQDYNVAVIMPAGENKFYVDNERSHEYYSRFIGEELVDMTRRLFPLSHQREDTFIAGLSMGGYGAIVNGLKYHQTFGYIAGLSSALILNMIVKSKDGDNIPYMNKRSYLESVFGPIDQLIGSDKDYKALIEQISQKDIPHIYMACGSEDFLLKENRDYVKYLKAHHIAVTYEEGPGGHEWDFWDKYILKVLEWLPLTDKKEGLSSGHVQ
- a CDS encoding bifunctional diguanylate cyclase/phosphodiesterase; its protein translation is MKKKEIPIIIICSLLAIGIVSATMLTYINYVRDSLWDQSVNDILDSTTQVQEAFQSYMDKDVENLSIILRGVSSEKEDIISSIIQRSEIEGHNLVYINLTDYTYFNRSGKEKLLPEEIEQIKTFSSSKGVTKPYYNTITGIKTIATYIKSENQLLIKETQIDDLAEQFSLSFYNDLGFSYIVDDTGNVLVRTNHKNANRTMQNLFDIIDLEGNDKGTIQSFEDAFSHHQKGYALFNYHDDKNVFCYVPLTGMNDWYIVSIIPNNVIMTQANNIILFTITLSLIIIGAIGFVLLLYRYNNKKHKNEMLHLAYYDHLTNLYNYQKFKEEGQKKLKDKHLNWAVIYSDIAGFKIINDLNGYEFGDKVLKELANILKDEETSNDLTCHMTADKFLMMREYRDKQELIDCCQRIYQKLSLLLKEYGLEKEIVIKFGICCLEDDDKIENIDGLIDRSHLALNEIDANHKDYYCFYNYSMRERMMKEADIESKMEKALENREFIFYLQPKYDVYGNAILGAEALVRWVDKSGQMIMPGEFIPIFEKNGFLLKLDEYIYESVCQYLADRIQKQRPVVCISVNISRLHFYQSDFVERYVNIKKKYNIPDHLLELEITENILLEDMKTIERTISQLQSYGFSCSIDDFGSGYSSLNSLKDLPFDVIKLDKVFLDNSVNTKRSEEIIKSIIDMAKHIEIITVAEGVETYEQLDFLKKTDCDMIQGYIFSKPLPIREFEEVLRENKSIVS
- a CDS encoding PTS lactose/cellobiose transporter subunit IIA, whose product is MNNIRENTISIIELTQRSYDAYKQALYFVKLGKPKESQYYFQQGDELLLQMSRIHAQMLSQDVEVNLLMVHIEDLLISVQLYKSMIKELLVFYTKFPTLKGN
- a CDS encoding BglG family transcription antiterminator, with protein sequence MDKNQKAILMELMNHETMSGNDLSHFIQMSTRTVRTIIKTINEDIVGAKIISGTFGYKLSIDDPEIFLQYLQQDNVTQDAQSRFDYLFQRFIDNQNYIKIDDLCEELYLSRTQLKQSLKELRSYFNDYDLIIETKPHYGMYLNGTELNKRRAIAHFQQYQKDLAIYQQIKKIIMSCIANADYVISDDNLDNLVSHLYIAYMRVCQHEYALLDHAWLESIQSEKEYELASAIMSLMSQILNMEYREEEVAYLTMHLCGKNCKQQTHLYIDQTILTLVNHILQVLENESHIAFTSDLNLQLALSLHIIPLMKRIQYSTYMNNPLLQDIKRNLIVAYELAIKVGEIINSQYHCFLPEDEIAYFALHINLSLEQKKTNIHQKNILLICSSGVGSARLLEYFFRENFSRYIQHLKVCSLHELSIQDISSYDCIFTTVPISQTLDIPIFMISHLMNTKDTIHITHNLQNLNRPDIMQYFPPQLFFTYESFATKEEAIHEIIQQCRHDYDLPDSFEELVLEREQLATTEFNDLVAFPHSHKPVSSSTFVSVTILKKPLLWKNHKIRIILLSSIENNKMKDLDDFYEVISTIMSDQSLQWQLLNQPTYETLKSIIERLV